Proteins encoded within one genomic window of Oncorhynchus tshawytscha isolate Ot180627B linkage group LG02, Otsh_v2.0, whole genome shotgun sequence:
- the LOC112218274 gene encoding small nuclear ribonucleoprotein E, with protein sequence MAYRGQGQKVQKVMVQPINLIFRYLQNRSRIQVWLYEQVNMRIEGCIIGFDEYMNLVLDDAEEVHMKTKNRKPLGRIMLKGDNITLLQSVAT encoded by the exons ATGGCGTACAGAGGACAAGGGCAGAAGGTCCAGAAGGTTATGGTGCAGCCAATC AACCTTATTTTCAGGTATCTACAGAAC CGTTCCCGGATACAGGTGTGGCTGTATGAACAAGTGAACATGCGGATAGAGGGCTGCATCATC ggCTTTGACGAGTACATGAACCTGGTTCTGGATGACGCTGAGGAGGTCCACATGAAGACCAAGAACAGGAAGCCCCTGG GGAGGATCATGCTGAAAGGTGATAACATCACCTTGCTACAGAGTGTTGCCACTTAA